The following DNA comes from Candidatus Binatia bacterium.
CGCCTGCCCTTCGACACCGTGCCGCTGGCGCTCGACAAAGGCGAGCAGCGACAGGCGGAGTACCGGCAGCGCTCACTGACGGCCAAGGTACCGACGCTGGTTGACGGCGACTTCTGGCTGTCGGAATCGAGCGCCATTGTCGAGTATCTCGAGGAACGGTTTCCGCCGCCAACCCATCCGCGTCTGCTTCCGGCCGACATGCGTGAACGCGCGCGGGCACGGCAGGTGCTCGCGTGGCTGCGTACGGACTTGGCGGCGCTGCGCAAGGAACGGCCGACCACTTCGATGTTCTACCCGCGGTCACTGCCCGCGTTGAGTGCGGCGGCCACCGCAGCGGTCGAGAAGCTCCTCCAGGTGGTCGACCAGTTGATTCCGGCAGGCGCAACATCGCTGTTCAGCACCTGGTCGATCGCCGACAGTGACTTGGCGTTCATGCTGCACCGGTTGATTTTCAACGGGCAGCCGTTGCCCGCGAAGATTCAGGCATTCGCCGCGACCCAATGGCAACGGCCGTCCGTCCGCGCTTTCATCGAGCACCCACGGCCTGCCACGAGCGTGCCCTAGCTGTAGGGAGGCCCAAATGGATCAGAGGATTGATTACGTGAAGGTTGCACCCGAGGGGTACGCCGCGATGCTCGGTCTCGAACGGTACATCCACCGCTGCGGCTTGGAGACGTCGCTGATCGAGCTGATCAAGCTGCGGGCCTCGCTAATCAACGGCTGCGCCTTCTGCGTCGACATGCATACCAAGGATGCGCGTGCTGCCGGCGAGAGCGAGCAGCGCCTGTACGCCGTGGCCGTATGGCACGAGGCGCCCTTCTTCACGGCGCGCGAGCGTGCCGCCCTGGCTTGGACCGAGGCAGTGACGCTTCTGCCGACCAGCCACGTTCCCGACGATGTCTACGAGCGGGCGCGGCAACACTTCAGCGAGAAGGAGCTGGTGGACCTCACGCTCGCGATCATCGCCATCAACGGCTGGAATCGTCTGGCGGTCAGCTTCCGCAAACCCGTCGGGACCTACCAGCCTGGTGCGCTGCAGAAGTGAACCGAACTGAGCCCAGCAGCTCCGAGCGGAGGGCTGCACTTCTGGATCATCTCACGTTCTCGCTCACGCCGGTCCCCCCGTTCCGGCTCGACCTCACGGCCTGGGCGCTGCGTCGCCGGCCCAATAACACCATCGACATGTGGGATGGGACCACGTACCGGCGCGTTTTGGTGATCGATAGTCAGCCCGTGGCAGTGGCGGTCTCCCAAACGGGCGGCCTCAAGCATGGCCGCTTGCACGTCGAGCTAAGCGCGGCGCGGCTGCCGCCAGGCGCGCAGCAGTCGGCCACGATCATGCTGCAACGCATGTTGGGTTTGCGGCTCAACCTGCATCCCTTCTACCGACTGGCGGCGCGTGACAAGCGGATCAAGCCGTTGGTGCAGCACTTCCGCGGCGTGAAGCCGCCGCGGTTCCCGACCGTGTTCGAGGCGCTCGTGAACGGGATCGCCTGTCAGCAACTCACGCTGCACGTTGGCATCTTGCTGCTCAGCCGCTTGGCGGAGCGGTTCGGGCCGGCGGTTGATGGCGACGGCGCCGTTCAGCACGCCTTCCCGCGGCCGGTAGATCTTGCGGCACTCTCGCCGCTGGCGCTACGTGAGCTGGGGTTCAGCACAAACAAAGCGCGCGCACTGATTGAGCTGAGTGCGGGGCTGGCCAACGGGCGGCTGGACCTCGAGGGGGTGACAGCGTTGGATGATCAGGAAGCGCTCGCGCGTCTCTATGCGCTGCACGGCGTCGGCCGCTGGACGGCAGAGTACGTTCTCCTCCGCGGCCTCGGACGCCTCGATACCTTCCCGGGCGACGATGTCGGCGCCCGCAACAACCTGGCACGCTTCCTCCATCGGCGCGCGCCGCTCGACTATGACGGCGTCTGCCGCGCCATCGCCGGCTGGCAGCCATACGCCGGTTTTCTCTACTTCCACCTGCTCCTCGATCGCATCAAGAAGTCCGGCTGGTTGGCGCGCGGTAGTGCACTCTCGACATCCAACCTCACCGGGTGAAGTCAATCGGCTGACCACACGCGTTGCCCCCAGCATTGTAGTCATAGACCATTCGCCCGCCGTAGTCGGCACCGCGCGTCATGACCGCGAGCAATGCCAGCAGCAACAGCACAAAGGCTCTTGACCGCAGACCAACGCTTCCAAGCGCGCCGAGCACGAGGGCAACCGCCACGGCCAGCGCTCCCCAAAAGACTCCTCTGCGGTCCACGGTCAGACCCGGCTTCGTCATCTCTCGCTTCCTATAGAACGCAGATTCCGTCGAATCTCGCGGACACATAGTACCAGCAGTCACGGCGTCTCCCATGCTGGATAGCGCAGTGTCGCGCGTACCGCC
Coding sequences within:
- the yfcF gene encoding glutathione transferase translates to MTSNARLKLYTENLWDSPYVFTAFVALTEKRLPFDTVPLALDKGEQRQAEYRQRSLTAKVPTLVDGDFWLSESSAIVEYLEERFPPPTHPRLLPADMRERARARQVLAWLRTDLAALRKERPTTSMFYPRSLPALSAAATAAVEKLLQVVDQLIPAGATSLFSTWSIADSDLAFMLHRLIFNGQPLPAKIQAFAATQWQRPSVRAFIEHPRPATSVP
- a CDS encoding carboxymuconolactone decarboxylase family protein — encoded protein: MDQRIDYVKVAPEGYAAMLGLERYIHRCGLETSLIELIKLRASLINGCAFCVDMHTKDARAAGESEQRLYAVAVWHEAPFFTARERAALAWTEAVTLLPTSHVPDDVYERARQHFSEKELVDLTLAIIAINGWNRLAVSFRKPVGTYQPGALQK
- a CDS encoding DNA-3-methyladenine glycosylase 2 family protein; the encoded protein is MNRTEPSSSERRAALLDHLTFSLTPVPPFRLDLTAWALRRRPNNTIDMWDGTTYRRVLVIDSQPVAVAVSQTGGLKHGRLHVELSAARLPPGAQQSATIMLQRMLGLRLNLHPFYRLAARDKRIKPLVQHFRGVKPPRFPTVFEALVNGIACQQLTLHVGILLLSRLAERFGPAVDGDGAVQHAFPRPVDLAALSPLALRELGFSTNKARALIELSAGLANGRLDLEGVTALDDQEALARLYALHGVGRWTAEYVLLRGLGRLDTFPGDDVGARNNLARFLHRRAPLDYDGVCRAIAGWQPYAGFLYFHLLLDRIKKSGWLARGSALSTSNLTG